One window from the genome of Paraneptunicella aestuarii encodes:
- a CDS encoding non-ribosomal peptide synthetase has translation MRTIEELAEADAGRAFDLSSDLLLRLQVFRQSEEVHQVLFNMHHIASDGWSISILVREFSELYRAFSQGKPDPLPGLKVQYADYAQWQRDWLQGDVLEAQLGYWQQQLEGLPQLHSLPLDRQRPAEIAFVGDTVSQLLDEKLSARIGQLCKQHNVTLFMFLQTAFAVLLSRYSNETDIVMGSPIAGRVSKETEGLIGFFVNALVLRTDLSGAPDFSALLQRNRQMILDAYTHQHIPFELLVEKMQPERSLAYSPLFQITITLGNHQKDSMTFESMEIEGLKTETNNIKFDLQLNVNETDDGITIDWIYNQNLFQPLSIQKLSSGLNTLIEALVDDPSVSVEQVSLIGEQERQQLEFDWNASDVVYFDESQQDERLVHYLFEQQVSRTPEAVAVIFEDVELNYKELNAQANRLAHYLIGQGVGPDTVVGICLERSAEMMVGLLGILKAGGAYVPLDPNYPEARLGYMLDDTGISQLVTQSSLVGQLPLTVQQVICLDTAQTREQLSGYPDVNPHVMGLTPHHLAYVIYTSGSTGQPKGVMVEHHSVCNFLKFGEQDFMYEQIVGSVVSSPIAFDATVQSLYVPLISGGYVELLPEDVLPLESLADYLF, from the coding sequence TTGAGAACGATAGAGGAGCTTGCAGAGGCAGATGCGGGTCGGGCGTTTGACCTGTCCAGTGACCTGTTATTGCGATTGCAGGTATTCAGGCAGTCGGAAGAGGTGCATCAGGTGTTGTTTAACATGCACCATATTGCATCGGATGGTTGGTCGATATCGATTCTGGTACGTGAATTCAGTGAATTGTATCGTGCCTTTAGTCAGGGCAAACCGGACCCGTTACCGGGTTTGAAGGTGCAGTATGCAGACTATGCCCAATGGCAGCGGGACTGGTTGCAGGGAGACGTTCTTGAAGCGCAGCTGGGTTACTGGCAACAGCAGCTTGAGGGTCTTCCTCAGTTGCACAGTTTACCTTTGGATAGGCAACGTCCGGCAGAGATAGCGTTTGTAGGGGATACGGTCAGCCAGTTGCTGGATGAGAAATTGTCAGCGCGGATAGGTCAGTTGTGTAAGCAGCATAATGTGACATTGTTTATGTTTTTGCAGACGGCGTTTGCGGTCTTGCTTTCCCGTTACAGTAATGAGACGGACATAGTGATGGGGTCGCCGATAGCGGGTCGAGTGAGTAAGGAAACCGAGGGCTTAATCGGATTTTTTGTTAACGCGCTGGTCTTGCGTACGGACTTGTCGGGAGCACCTGATTTCTCGGCGTTGCTGCAGCGGAACCGGCAGATGATACTGGATGCGTATACGCACCAGCATATCCCGTTTGAGTTACTGGTTGAGAAAATGCAGCCAGAGCGGAGTCTTGCCTATAGTCCATTGTTCCAGATCACTATCACTTTAGGTAATCATCAAAAAGATTCCATGACATTTGAGTCAATGGAAATTGAAGGCCTGAAAACAGAGACCAATAATATCAAATTCGATCTTCAGTTGAACGTCAACGAAACGGACGATGGCATTACTATTGATTGGATATACAACCAGAACCTTTTTCAGCCATTAAGTATTCAAAAACTATCATCAGGTTTAAACACGCTGATTGAGGCGCTTGTCGATGATCCGTCAGTTAGCGTGGAACAGGTGTCTTTGATCGGGGAGCAAGAGCGTCAGCAACTGGAGTTCGACTGGAATGCCAGTGACGTAGTGTACTTTGATGAGTCGCAACAGGATGAACGCCTGGTTCATTACCTGTTTGAACAACAGGTAAGCCGTACACCGGAAGCGGTGGCGGTGATTTTTGAAGATGTAGAACTTAACTATAAAGAGCTGAATGCACAGGCGAACCGCCTGGCCCATTACCTGATAGGTCAGGGAGTCGGGCCGGATACTGTGGTGGGGATTTGTCTGGAGCGTAGCGCCGAGATGATGGTGGGGCTACTGGGTATCTTAAAGGCCGGGGGAGCCTATGTTCCACTGGATCCGAATTACCCCGAGGCACGCCTTGGCTATATGCTTGACGATACCGGTATTAGCCAGCTGGTGACCCAGAGCAGTCTGGTGGGGCAGTTACCGCTGACAGTCCAGCAGGTGATTTGCCTGGATACGGCACAGACCCGTGAGCAGTTATCCGGTTACCCGGATGTTAATCCTCACGTCATGGGACTGACACCGCATCATCTTGCCTATGTGATTTATACGTCGGGCTCAACGGGACAACCTAAAGGGGTGATGGTAGAGCACCACAGTGTGTGTAACTTTTTGAAGTTCGGCGAGCAGGATTTCATGTACGAGCAGATAGTCGGCTCGGTGGTGAGTTCGCCGATAGCGTTTGATGCGACAGTGCAGTCCCTGTATGTGCCGCTTATCAGCGGTGGTTATGTTGAATTATTGCCGGAAGATGTCCTGCCACTGGAATCGTTGGCAGATTACCTGTTTTGA